The Microcystis panniformis FACHB-1757 region GGTTGCCATTCCCGAAGTGCGGGTGCAGTAGAAAGCGTGTTCAAACTTCATCGGCACGATTCCCAATTCCCCCGGCTCGAACTCATCAAAGATATACTGGGCATCGTAGGTTCCGTAGTAGTCGCCGACTCCGGCATGGTCACGACCGACGATAAAATGGGTACAACCGTAGTTTTTACGGATAATAGCGTGGAAAATTGCTTCCCGGGGGCCGGCATAACGCATAGCTGAGGGGTTGATAGCTAGAATAACGCGATCTTGGGGGAAGTATTTATCCATCATGATCTCATAGCAACGCATCCGCACATCGGCCGGCACATCATCGCTTTTGGTAGCGCCGACAAGAGGATGCAAGAATAAACCATCTACCACTTCTAGGGCGCATTTTTGAATGTATTCGTGGGCCCGGTGGATGGGATTACGGGTTTGGAAACCGACAATTGTTTTCCAAGCTTTTTCGTGGAACATCTTGCGCGATTGCAGAGGATCGATCTGATATTTGGGAAACTGAGGATGAGGATCACGCTGAAGTAACCAAATTGGACCCGCGAGGTTAATTTCTCCCTGTTCGTAGAGGACTTTTACCCCGGGGTGTTTCTGGTCGTCGGTACGATAGACGTTAACTGCTTCGTGGGCCTTATTATAACGGTATTTTTGGGTTAGTTCCAGGACTCCGACAAAGTTGCCTTCGCTGTCATCTAAACGAATCCAGTTGCCTTCTTTGAGGGGATCCGCCACTTCTTCCCTAACGGAAAGAGTCACGGGAATTGCCCAGGGTAAACCATTGATTAGACGCATATCATCGACGACTTTTTCGTAGTCGTCCTGTTCCATAAAGCCTTTAAGGGGACTGAAACCACCAATAGCAATCATAACTAAATCCGAGAGCGATCGTTCATCTAGGGAAACTCGCGGTAGTTTTTCAGCTAGGGCCAGAAATTCAGCTTTTTCGGCAGCGGTAGCAATACGATTAATTAATTGCCCACCGTGGGGCGCGATTCCTTCGGTCAGTACAGTCATCGAAAAATTGGGTCTGAAACCCCGCCCTTTAGCGATAACGGAGGGCGGCTTTATATAAGTTAGCGAGAAACAATTAAACCGTTAGAACGACGGATTAACTGAATCTTGCTAACAGCTATCTGTCCCAATCGTTTCCAACTGGTATCGCTTACAGATAGCTGTTTTTCGGTATCTCCACTAACATAACCAATTCCTTTGGGAGAAGAAACTAAATCTCCTTTACGGAACCCATGTCTTGTGGTAGAGCCACCATATTTACGTCGTTTACCACCTTTAGAAAAAACCATCAGGTGAAGTTGACGACGACTAATAGGAGGACGTTTGATGACAGCAAAGGGAGCGTTTGTTACTTTAACAGAACCCTTCCAATCATATCCATGTCCATTATAATTGTGAAATTGCCAATAATCTAAAAATTGAAAACAGGCAAGAGCAATGCCATCGTTAGCATGGCTTTCGGGTGATTGTTCTGCTTTATTTTTGGACTTTTCTAGTCCCAAATGTTTTCTGAGATTAGAGGTTTGCCAACCAAAGCGAGTATGGACTGTTGCCAATTGAGATAGTTGCTCAATAGCCCATTTTTGTCCAACCATAACCGACGAGAAACCTTTTCCAGACTTAGCCCCTTTTCTACCGGAAGTTAAATCAATATCGGCTTTGACATACTCAAAGTAAATGTCAGTAATTGGATAGATTTTGGTTAGTTCGGAAACGACTCGAAGTTCAAGTTGACGATTAGCTCTGATTGAGGGGGCTAATTTTCCTTGTTTTCTATTTGAAAATCGTTTTTGTCGATGCGCTCTTAGATTAAAAGGAAGTTGACGGTTAATCCGTCTTCCTCTACGTCCTTTTCGCATTAACCGTCTATTGTCCATGCGCTCTCTTACTCGTTTAAAAGGAAGTTCTAAGTGAGCCTTCCAAAGAGTAAAAAGAGAGGATTGAACGCCAATTCCCGAAAATAATTTACCCGGGTCAATACCAATGGCAATCGGTTGGGTTTTGTTATCGGAAGGTTCATCGGTTAGCTGGACATAGAAAATATCTAAGTCGTTGAATTTGCCGATAGCTTTTCCTTCCTTAATCCACCGTCTGGCCCGACTGGGTTTGGTAGGCATTAACGGTTTTCCGTCTTTTGAGATAACAGGAACTCTTGCCATGGAGATAATCCTTAAGAGTGAAGTTAATGTCCCTTACCGCAACACAATCAAGATGTCTTGTCTAACAACGCTTTACCAATAAAGCTGAGAGGGAATCCGAACTAGGGAAGTATTCGGAGGTCTGTACCAGATTGTGTCTCGATGCGGTAGTCTCTACTTGCGTCGCCTAAATTGGTTTAGGCAAGCTCCGTCCCTTTTAGGGCGGGGTTAGTGACAAAAATTTCTTTACATTGTCACGGTTGATCCTATCAGAAGTTGGTTAACCATTAATCAAGGGGTTGGGACTAGCGATGATTTTCCAGTTGGAACAGTTTACAATAAGATTTGTAAAAATTTATAAATAATTATGAGCGAAAAAGTTGTCCTGATTGTCGGTGCTACGGGGGGTATCGGTGCCACTTTAGCGGGTAAACTAGCTGTTAATGGTCATAAACTCGTATTAGCGGCGAGAAATGCCGATAATTTATCTAATTTAGCTGGTGAGTTG contains the following coding sequences:
- the sat gene encoding sulfate adenylyltransferase, whose translation is MTVLTEGIAPHGGQLINRIATAAEKAEFLALAEKLPRVSLDERSLSDLVMIAIGGFSPLKGFMEQDDYEKVVDDMRLINGLPWAIPVTLSVREEVADPLKEGNWIRLDDSEGNFVGVLELTQKYRYNKAHEAVNVYRTDDQKHPGVKVLYEQGEINLAGPIWLLQRDPHPQFPKYQIDPLQSRKMFHEKAWKTIVGFQTRNPIHRAHEYIQKCALEVVDGLFLHPLVGATKSDDVPADVRMRCYEIMMDKYFPQDRVILAINPSAMRYAGPREAIFHAIIRKNYGCTHFIVGRDHAGVGDYYGTYDAQYIFDEFEPGELGIVPMKFEHAFYCTRTSGMATTKTSPSLPEERIHLSGTKVRELLRKGELPPPEFSRPEVAAELIRAMRES
- a CDS encoding RRXRR domain-containing protein, with the protein product MARVPVISKDGKPLMPTKPSRARRWIKEGKAIGKFNDLDIFYVQLTDEPSDNKTQPIAIGIDPGKLFSGIGVQSSLFTLWKAHLELPFKRVRERMDNRRLMRKGRRGRRINRQLPFNLRAHRQKRFSNRKQGKLAPSIRANRQLELRVVSELTKIYPITDIYFEYVKADIDLTSGRKGAKSGKGFSSVMVGQKWAIEQLSQLATVHTRFGWQTSNLRKHLGLEKSKNKAEQSPESHANDGIALACFQFLDYWQFHNYNGHGYDWKGSVKVTNAPFAVIKRPPISRRQLHLMVFSKGGKRRKYGGSTTRHGFRKGDLVSSPKGIGYVSGDTEKQLSVSDTSWKRLGQIAVSKIQLIRRSNGLIVSR